A single genomic interval of Vibrio gallicus harbors:
- a CDS encoding GAF domain-containing protein, protein MKLSDYHRVSLQIEALITGEPDIIANLSNISAVLAMELEAINWVGFYLTQGDELVLGPFQGKPACVRITWGKGVCGTAAATNTVQRIADVHQFEGHIACDAASNSEIVIPFVINGKVAGVLDIDSPNIGRFNEIDEQGLTLVMGKVEELLNTQANSN, encoded by the coding sequence TTGAAGCTGTCCGACTATCATAGAGTTAGCCTACAAATTGAGGCGTTAATAACGGGAGAACCCGATATTATTGCAAATCTGTCTAATATTAGTGCCGTGTTGGCGATGGAGTTAGAGGCGATTAATTGGGTCGGTTTTTATCTTACCCAAGGGGATGAATTAGTATTAGGGCCGTTCCAAGGTAAACCCGCTTGTGTGCGTATTACATGGGGGAAAGGTGTCTGTGGTACAGCGGCGGCAACCAATACAGTGCAACGCATTGCGGATGTTCATCAGTTCGAAGGACATATCGCTTGTGATGCAGCAAGTAACTCAGAAATAGTTATTCCATTTGTAATTAATGGTAAAGTAGCTGGGGTATTGGATATTGATAGCCCAAATATAGGTCGTTTTAATGAAATTGATGAGCAAGGATTGACTTTAGTTATGGGAAAAGTCGAAGAATTGCTCAATACTCAAGCTAACTCGAACTAA
- a CDS encoding PqiB family protein, which produces MTEQNIHTPPKPDIKRATGLSPLWALPILALLLGAWLLFKSVNESGQMVRIHFPNAQGLIAGRTTLRYQGLEVGMVKKLELAKDLKGIYVDAEVSRDAIQLLGKDTKFWLVKPTASLSGVSGLDALVSGNYIAIQSATRKSKNWPKVFQALSKAPQDLHSSNPNGLRLTLRSKDLGSVNIGSKILFRKIPIGEIYSFDLDKDGKSVILRAYIDEEYDNIITSESRFWNVSGINARVGFDGVDVNLESLSALVGGGIAVDSPAQGHKVAPDTEFKLYPNLATAGRGIPITIALPDHNKINPSGAPLVYRGIEIGQITAVQLSKDKKDIIAQATVEPAYQEMLTTGAQFLLEEPTLSLSKVDNLSNLVRGNFLTLLPGDGEATRNFKAIKQDKLNTLDNSKLAISLLADQSYGLEADASVLYRGITVGKVTSSQLTKHGVKINLLIDAPYRYLIRSQNKFFISSTVSAQLAPSGVDVKIPPIANLLTGSISFYSTGTKQVLKQYPLYSSEQLAKLAQDSSNNKQIISLIANDLPPVAIGSPLYYRNLPVGQVISYKLDVSGMVVKVLIEGQFTHLLNKNTVFWNHSGIKVDASLSGIKVSAQPLSRVINGGIAFDTIAGVANKSGSNFKLYPDKTSAQQYGKSITLTATQANGVTTGTAITYKGVNVGEVTQVQPVFTHSQVEIEARIYPQYSNKIAKAGAKFWLVTPEIGLKGIKNLASAIVPTIEVQPSNKGNTQTRFSLAQSKPQSGGVNFYLQAKSKGSVSVGTPILYREIEVGHVSDVRLGELADRVIVTAQVSPDYAYLIRENTLFWNVSGLDVSFGLSGANVKSGTVESILRGGIAFATPEDTKLTPIAKDGRAFYLYKQADPTWLEWRTAIPKD; this is translated from the coding sequence ATGACAGAACAGAATATTCATACACCACCTAAACCTGACATTAAGCGAGCCACTGGCCTCTCACCTTTATGGGCGCTTCCTATCTTGGCCTTGCTACTGGGTGCGTGGCTGCTATTTAAAAGTGTAAATGAATCAGGGCAAATGGTTCGTATCCATTTCCCTAACGCTCAAGGTCTCATTGCCGGCCGTACTACCCTAAGATACCAAGGTCTAGAAGTAGGTATGGTTAAAAAACTTGAGCTTGCTAAAGATCTCAAAGGTATCTACGTCGATGCTGAGGTATCTCGCGATGCAATACAGTTGTTGGGTAAAGATACAAAGTTTTGGTTAGTTAAGCCTACTGCTAGTCTATCAGGGGTATCAGGATTGGATGCCTTGGTCTCAGGCAACTATATCGCCATTCAAAGTGCGACTCGTAAATCAAAAAACTGGCCGAAGGTATTTCAAGCGCTAAGCAAAGCACCACAGGACTTACACAGTTCCAACCCCAATGGATTACGCTTAACACTGCGCAGTAAAGATTTAGGCTCAGTTAATATTGGGTCTAAGATATTGTTTCGTAAAATCCCAATTGGTGAGATCTATAGCTTTGATTTAGACAAAGACGGAAAATCTGTCATTTTAAGGGCCTATATCGACGAGGAATACGACAATATCATCACCAGTGAAAGCCGTTTTTGGAATGTGTCAGGGATTAATGCTCGTGTTGGTTTTGATGGAGTTGACGTAAATCTAGAAAGCCTATCAGCGCTTGTTGGTGGCGGAATTGCCGTTGATTCACCCGCTCAAGGGCATAAGGTGGCGCCGGACACTGAGTTTAAGCTCTACCCTAATCTCGCGACCGCAGGCCGTGGTATCCCTATCACCATAGCGCTGCCCGACCACAATAAAATTAATCCCAGCGGCGCACCCTTGGTTTATCGCGGGATTGAAATTGGACAGATAACGGCGGTCCAATTAAGCAAAGATAAAAAAGATATTATTGCCCAAGCAACGGTAGAGCCTGCCTATCAGGAAATGTTGACTACTGGCGCTCAGTTTCTACTCGAAGAACCGACATTATCTTTGAGTAAGGTTGATAACCTCTCCAATTTGGTTCGAGGTAATTTTTTAACTCTCTTACCTGGAGACGGCGAAGCGACCAGAAACTTCAAGGCTATCAAACAAGATAAACTCAATACATTAGACAACAGTAAACTCGCTATCTCGCTTTTGGCTGACCAAAGCTATGGCCTGGAAGCAGACGCATCGGTGTTGTACCGGGGAATTACCGTAGGTAAAGTGACGTCGTCACAACTTACTAAGCACGGCGTAAAAATAAACCTACTTATTGATGCCCCTTACCGTTATCTGATCCGCTCACAAAATAAGTTTTTTATATCATCAACCGTCTCAGCACAACTGGCTCCTAGCGGCGTTGACGTCAAAATCCCCCCCATTGCTAATCTATTAACTGGCAGTATTAGCTTTTATAGCACGGGTACTAAACAGGTATTAAAACAGTACCCACTGTATTCTAGTGAGCAACTTGCGAAGCTGGCACAAGACTCTAGCAACAACAAGCAAATTATTAGTTTGATTGCTAACGATCTCCCTCCGGTTGCTATAGGCTCTCCACTGTATTACCGCAACCTGCCCGTTGGCCAGGTCATAAGTTACAAGCTTGATGTGTCAGGTATGGTGGTTAAGGTGTTAATTGAGGGGCAGTTCACCCACTTACTCAATAAAAATACAGTGTTTTGGAATCATTCCGGCATTAAAGTCGATGCCAGTTTATCGGGAATCAAGGTTTCGGCTCAGCCCTTGTCTCGCGTTATTAATGGCGGCATCGCTTTTGATACCATTGCAGGTGTGGCAAATAAGTCAGGGAGTAATTTCAAACTATACCCTGATAAAACCTCAGCCCAGCAATATGGTAAATCCATCACGCTTACCGCCACCCAAGCTAATGGCGTTACCACAGGCACTGCGATTACCTATAAAGGGGTTAACGTTGGTGAGGTAACACAGGTTCAGCCCGTATTCACTCACTCTCAAGTCGAAATTGAGGCACGCATTTACCCGCAATATTCAAACAAGATTGCCAAAGCTGGCGCCAAATTTTGGCTTGTTACACCTGAGATAGGATTAAAGGGAATAAAGAATCTCGCCAGTGCGATTGTGCCAACGATTGAGGTGCAACCATCGAATAAGGGCAATACACAGACCCGCTTTTCTCTAGCCCAGTCCAAGCCACAATCTGGAGGGGTCAATTTCTATCTACAGGCCAAATCTAAGGGTTCAGTCTCGGTAGGTACGCCGATATTGTATCGCGAAATAGAGGTTGGACACGTGAGCGATGTGCGTCTAGGTGAGCTTGCTGATCGCGTCATTGTTACGGCTCAGGTAAGCCCTGATTACGCGTATTTGATCAGAGAAAACACCCTATTTTGGAACGTATCTGGACTTGACGTCTCCTTTGGCCTAAGCGGAGCTAATGTAAAATCAGGTACGGTCGAAAGTATTCTTCGGGGGGGGATCGCCTTTGCAACGCCTGAGGATACCAAGCTTACACCTATCGCCAAAGATGGGCGTGCGTTCTATTTGTATAAACAAGCTGATCCGACATGGTTAGAATGGCGCACCGCAATACCTAAAGATTAA
- the pepN gene encoding aminopeptidase N, with the protein MKDASPIQPTAKYRKDYAAPSYTITSVDLRFNLHETATQVIATSQLKALGCDDTLELQGEQLVLKGITVNGSQWSDYEEKEGALILSNLPTEFELVITTETNPKANTALEGLYMSGGAFCTQCEAEGFRRITYFLDRPDVLAKYTTTVEADKAAFPFLLSNGNKIAQGDTSNGRHWVTWQDPHPKPSYLFALVAGDFDQLVDTFTTRSGNQVALEIFVDKGNLSRAEHAMLSLKNSMKWDEERFGLEYDLDIYMIVAVDFFNMGAMENKGLNVFNSKFVLADQDSATDADYLGIEAVIGHEYFHNWTGNRVTCRDWFQLSLKEGLTVFRDQEFSSDLGSRAVNRVNNVSVIRGPQFAEDASPMSHPIRPEKVIEMNNFYTVTVYEKGSEVIRMIHTLLGESKFQAGIKLYFERHDGTAATCDDFVAAMQDASGVDLSQFKLWYSQSGTPIVTVKDHFDEQAQTYSLTIAQHTPETATQKDKQPLHIPFDIELYDDKGDVVPLIINEKQQPSLLQLTQASHTFVFENIKHKPTPSLLREFTAPVKLEYDYTEAQLVLLMKCATNEVARWDATQSLMGLYIKQMVESGQTVALSDKVLEALRSILTDKQADKALIAEALLPPPYNEVSGWYEQVDVDAILTALDALRLDIATNLEPQLKAVYLSLSAQQYDISHQSMARRKLRNVCLRYLSRTGNYDEEIKAQFESSDNMTDSSGALIAANTETVSVREQLMQAFSDKWSDNGLVMDKWFVLQGQYPSIQALDKVKAALDHSAFSMQNPNRVRNLIGGFIGNPYAFHAKDGSGYRFTGEMLAKLNESNPQVASRLIDPLLKFARYDDQRKALMKKELETLRGNPNLARDLFEKVEAALK; encoded by the coding sequence ATGAAAGACGCCTCGCCAATCCAACCTACAGCTAAATATCGTAAAGATTATGCTGCACCTTCATACACCATCACTTCAGTAGATCTGCGTTTCAATTTACATGAAACAGCCACTCAAGTTATCGCAACTTCTCAGCTCAAAGCTCTAGGATGTGATGATACACTCGAGTTACAAGGAGAGCAGTTGGTACTAAAAGGTATTACTGTGAATGGTAGCCAGTGGAGTGATTATGAAGAGAAGGAAGGCGCACTTATTCTTTCCAATCTTCCTACGGAGTTCGAACTTGTAATCACTACCGAGACTAACCCTAAAGCCAATACGGCGTTAGAAGGGTTATATATGTCGGGCGGTGCATTCTGTACTCAATGTGAAGCGGAAGGCTTTAGACGCATCACCTATTTCTTAGATCGACCAGATGTACTAGCAAAGTACACTACCACGGTTGAAGCAGACAAAGCGGCGTTTCCTTTCTTGTTGAGTAATGGTAATAAGATTGCCCAAGGGGACACAAGCAATGGTCGCCATTGGGTCACATGGCAAGACCCACACCCGAAACCAAGCTATCTGTTTGCCTTGGTTGCAGGGGATTTTGACCAATTAGTTGATACCTTCACTACACGCTCAGGCAACCAAGTTGCGCTGGAGATATTTGTAGATAAGGGCAACCTAAGCCGCGCTGAACACGCCATGCTTAGCCTTAAAAACTCAATGAAATGGGATGAAGAGCGATTCGGTCTAGAGTATGACCTTGATATCTACATGATTGTTGCGGTCGATTTCTTTAATATGGGCGCGATGGAAAACAAGGGTTTAAACGTATTCAACTCCAAGTTCGTATTAGCCGACCAAGATAGTGCGACTGATGCTGATTACCTTGGTATTGAAGCGGTTATTGGGCATGAGTATTTTCATAACTGGACCGGCAACCGCGTTACCTGTAGAGATTGGTTCCAACTTAGCCTCAAAGAAGGCTTAACCGTATTCCGCGACCAAGAGTTTTCAAGTGATCTTGGTTCACGTGCTGTTAATCGAGTGAATAATGTTAGTGTGATTCGTGGGCCGCAATTTGCTGAAGATGCAAGCCCGATGTCGCATCCGATTCGCCCAGAGAAAGTTATTGAAATGAATAACTTTTACACAGTAACCGTGTACGAAAAAGGCAGTGAAGTTATCCGTATGATTCACACCTTGTTAGGCGAATCTAAATTCCAAGCGGGTATTAAACTCTATTTTGAACGCCATGACGGTACCGCTGCAACCTGTGATGATTTTGTCGCAGCAATGCAAGATGCATCTGGGGTTGATCTTAGCCAATTTAAGCTATGGTATAGCCAGTCGGGTACACCAATTGTTACGGTTAAAGACCACTTTGATGAACAAGCTCAAACCTATTCGCTTACGATAGCGCAGCACACTCCTGAGACTGCGACACAAAAAGACAAGCAGCCGTTGCATATTCCATTTGATATTGAGCTTTATGATGATAAGGGCGATGTTGTGCCACTTATCATAAACGAAAAGCAACAGCCAAGCTTACTGCAGTTAACCCAAGCATCGCATACCTTCGTATTTGAGAATATCAAACATAAACCAACGCCGTCTCTACTGCGTGAGTTTACAGCGCCTGTTAAGCTTGAGTATGACTATACTGAAGCGCAATTAGTGTTACTAATGAAATGCGCCACTAACGAAGTCGCACGCTGGGATGCAACCCAATCTTTGATGGGACTGTATATCAAGCAGATGGTTGAGTCAGGTCAAACAGTTGCATTAAGTGACAAGGTGTTAGAGGCACTTAGAAGCATCCTTACCGATAAACAAGCAGATAAGGCATTAATTGCCGAAGCATTATTACCACCTCCATATAACGAAGTCTCAGGTTGGTATGAGCAGGTCGATGTGGATGCAATATTAACCGCACTGGATGCGTTGCGACTTGATATTGCAACTAATTTAGAGCCGCAACTTAAAGCCGTATATCTATCACTTTCGGCTCAACAGTACGATATTTCTCATCAAAGTATGGCGCGCAGAAAACTTCGTAATGTTTGTCTGCGCTACCTTTCACGCACGGGTAACTATGATGAGGAGATTAAGGCTCAATTTGAAAGCAGTGATAACATGACCGACAGCAGTGGTGCCTTGATTGCGGCAAATACTGAAACCGTTTCGGTACGTGAGCAATTGATGCAGGCATTTAGTGACAAATGGTCTGACAATGGCTTAGTGATGGATAAGTGGTTTGTTTTACAAGGACAGTACCCGAGTATACAAGCACTAGATAAGGTTAAGGCTGCTTTAGACCACAGTGCATTTAGTATGCAGAATCCAAATCGGGTACGTAACCTTATTGGTGGCTTTATCGGTAACCCTTATGCATTTCATGCAAAGGATGGTTCAGGCTACCGTTTTACCGGTGAAATGCTGGCAAAACTTAATGAGAGTAACCCTCAAGTCGCATCACGCCTGATTGATCCATTATTGAAGTTCGCTCGTTATGATGATCAGCGTAAGGCATTGATGAAAAAAGAATTGGAGACCTTGCGCGGCAATCCAAACCTGGCTAGAGATTTATTTGAAAAAGTAGAAGCTGCTCTCAAATAG
- the proQ gene encoding RNA chaperone ProQ has product MENTEKLKTTKEVIAYIAECFPKCFTVEGEAKPLKIGIFQDLAQRLDEDTKVSKTQLRAALRQYTSSWRYLHGVKPGAVRVDLDGNACGELEQEHVDHAQQALAESKARVAARRKEQADKAREEQKAKRAKANKVPARKSKPRAEQKPKAPVETRALNSDEIAVGNNVNVNMGTGNLAATIVEINKDDVRVQLNNGLQMVVKAEHLRA; this is encoded by the coding sequence ATGGAAAACACCGAAAAACTAAAAACTACCAAAGAAGTGATTGCATATATTGCCGAATGCTTCCCTAAATGCTTTACTGTAGAAGGCGAAGCTAAACCACTGAAAATTGGTATTTTTCAAGATTTAGCACAGCGTTTAGACGAAGACACTAAAGTGAGTAAAACTCAACTACGCGCTGCGCTTCGCCAATATACGTCATCTTGGCGTTACCTGCATGGTGTTAAACCTGGTGCGGTTCGCGTTGATCTTGATGGCAATGCGTGTGGTGAACTAGAGCAAGAACATGTTGACCACGCTCAACAAGCGCTAGCGGAAAGCAAAGCTCGTGTTGCTGCTCGTCGTAAAGAGCAAGCAGATAAAGCACGTGAAGAGCAAAAAGCGAAACGTGCAAAAGCAAACAAAGTGCCGGCTCGTAAATCTAAGCCACGTGCTGAACAAAAACCAAAGGCGCCAGTAGAAACTCGTGCTCTAAACAGCGATGAAATTGCTGTAGGTAATAACGTTAACGTCAACATGGGTACCGGCAATTTGGCGGCTACGATTGTTGAAATCAACAAGGACGATGTGCGAGTGCAACTAAATAATGGCCTGCAAATGGTCGTTAAAGCGGAGCATCTTCGCGCTTAA
- the prc gene encoding carboxy terminal-processing peptidase: MKMRAKITLIAASVMLAASANAVEAKLSLNNLPTLTPEVQHQTSAKRVTSRFTRSHYKQFKLDDKFSEHIFDRYLNMLDYNHNLFTQSEVDGFAQWRVGLDDALKTGDNSIAFKLYNESMRKRFERFSYALSLLDHEMKFDADESIELDRSKAAWPKSKAEIDELWRKRVKYDALNLALTDKKWPEIKEILEKRYNSAMKRISQTESEDVFQLYMNAFSRSVDPHTSYLSPRSADNFQSEMNLSLEGIGAVLQMTDDYTVIRSLVAGGPAAKSKSLNDGDRIIGVGQEDSDIVDVIGWRLDDVVDLIKGPKGSKVILQILPEGKDAKSKTVTIVRDKVRLEDRAVKSEVIEKDGHKFGVLEVPSFYVGLSKDTDKLITELKLQKVDGIIVDLRNNGGGALSEATALSGLFITSGPVVQVRDSYGRVNINTDTGNEISYDGPLTVLVNRYSASASEIFAAAMQDYGRAIILGENSFGKGTVQQHRSLNHIYDLFDKELGYVQYTIQKFYRINGGSTQNKGVIPDISYPTAINPEDTGESVEDNALPWDSIEAAPYKIYQDESKLITELTAQHKARVAKDIEFGFIRDDIERYKQDKDNNELSLNRAVREQESNDREALNLKRINQRQVEHGDKPYKTLDDVPKDYQAPDAYLDESVSIMVDMLSDTKQ, translated from the coding sequence ATGAAAATGCGTGCAAAGATAACGCTTATTGCAGCTAGCGTAATGCTAGCTGCTTCTGCAAATGCAGTAGAAGCAAAACTTTCTCTAAATAACCTGCCAACCTTGACTCCTGAGGTTCAGCATCAAACTTCGGCAAAGCGTGTTACATCACGTTTTACTCGATCACACTATAAGCAGTTTAAACTCGATGATAAGTTCTCTGAGCATATCTTTGACCGCTACTTAAACATGTTGGATTACAATCATAATTTGTTTACTCAAAGTGAAGTCGATGGCTTTGCACAGTGGCGAGTTGGATTGGATGATGCGCTAAAAACTGGCGATAACAGTATTGCATTCAAGCTTTATAATGAATCGATGCGTAAGCGTTTTGAACGCTTTAGTTATGCACTTTCTCTTCTTGATCATGAAATGAAATTCGATGCGGATGAATCGATTGAGCTAGATCGAAGCAAGGCCGCTTGGCCTAAGTCTAAGGCTGAGATTGATGAGTTATGGCGTAAACGTGTTAAATATGACGCGTTAAACCTTGCGTTAACTGATAAAAAATGGCCTGAAATAAAAGAGATACTAGAAAAGCGTTACAACAGTGCTATGAAGCGTATCTCTCAAACAGAAAGTGAAGATGTATTCCAGCTTTATATGAATGCCTTTTCTCGTTCGGTTGATCCACATACCAGCTATTTATCACCACGTAGCGCGGATAACTTCCAATCAGAGATGAACCTTTCTTTAGAGGGTATCGGTGCTGTGTTACAGATGACTGACGATTACACTGTCATTCGTTCGTTGGTAGCCGGTGGCCCTGCGGCCAAAAGTAAATCCTTGAATGATGGCGATCGCATTATCGGTGTTGGTCAAGAAGATAGTGATATCGTTGATGTTATCGGCTGGCGTTTAGATGATGTTGTTGACCTTATTAAGGGGCCTAAAGGTTCTAAGGTTATTTTGCAAATCTTACCTGAAGGTAAGGATGCGAAAAGCAAAACGGTCACTATTGTGCGTGACAAGGTTCGCCTTGAGGACCGCGCCGTAAAATCGGAAGTAATAGAGAAAGACGGTCATAAATTTGGTGTCCTTGAAGTACCTAGCTTCTATGTTGGGTTATCGAAAGATACAGACAAACTTATTACTGAACTTAAGCTGCAAAAAGTAGATGGTATTATTGTTGACTTGCGCAACAACGGTGGCGGCGCTTTATCTGAAGCTACGGCACTGTCTGGTTTATTTATAACCAGTGGTCCTGTGGTGCAAGTCCGTGATAGCTATGGTCGGGTCAATATTAATACCGACACCGGCAATGAAATCAGTTATGACGGCCCACTGACGGTATTGGTAAATCGTTATAGTGCCTCTGCATCAGAGATCTTTGCGGCAGCAATGCAAGACTATGGTCGTGCAATTATTTTAGGTGAAAACTCATTTGGTAAGGGTACGGTTCAACAACACCGTTCTTTGAACCATATTTACGACTTGTTCGATAAAGAGTTAGGCTACGTTCAATACACGATTCAGAAGTTTTATCGTATCAATGGCGGCAGTACCCAGAATAAAGGGGTCATCCCCGATATTAGCTATCCGACAGCAATAAACCCTGAAGATACCGGTGAGAGTGTTGAAGACAATGCATTGCCTTGGGATAGTATTGAGGCGGCGCCATATAAGATTTATCAAGATGAGAGCAAGCTGATTACTGAGTTAACCGCCCAGCATAAAGCTCGCGTAGCGAAAGATATTGAGTTTGGCTTTATTCGAGATGATATTGAACGCTACAAGCAAGACAAAGACAACAACGAACTGTCTTTGAATCGAGCGGTACGCGAACAGGAATCTAACGATAGAGAGGCGTTGAACCTTAAACGCATTAATCAGCGCCAGGTTGAGCACGGTGACAAACCGTATAAAACCCTCGATGATGTGCCAAAGGATTATCAAGCACCAGACGCTTATCTAGATGAGTCAGTATCTATCATGGTTGATATGCTTAGTGATACCAAACAATAG
- a CDS encoding paraquat-inducible protein A, with protein MYSTITPNIPQNALRLCQGCGMAVQHLKLENKQNAYCPRCSTQLYRGARHSFSGDIALAISALMLFIPVIIYPFLSIRLVGEVIPATVLDGVRLLNDEGYLFVAILVLLCGFLVPLLHCSCVLMANFALKTTNFPLMRWSMFGVHHLKHWMMIDVYIVSIVICCIKLRDYSDLIFGIGIPILVVLQFVCLILVMRVSPRRYWKKWDRQTQTLRQQPLNIEQGIADCPHCHLPQNTGSRCQRCNSSLTQNDSRSIQATWALIIVAALALIPANVIPISILYANGARIEDTIFSGVISLVNSDMVAIAIVIFVASIVVPVAKILGILYLLLCIHFKRTVYHRQRMMLFYIVKWIGKWSMVDIFVMAIMLTLVDRGQILNFTPGYGAVAFGVVVVFTMFAAETLDSKLIWKNYSNKNEK; from the coding sequence ATGTATAGCACCATTACCCCCAACATCCCACAAAATGCACTTAGGTTATGCCAAGGCTGTGGGATGGCGGTACAGCACCTTAAACTTGAAAACAAACAAAATGCCTATTGCCCGCGCTGTTCGACTCAACTCTACCGAGGTGCTCGACATTCTTTTTCTGGTGACATAGCGCTGGCGATCAGTGCATTAATGCTTTTTATCCCTGTTATCATCTACCCTTTCTTATCTATTCGATTGGTTGGAGAGGTGATACCGGCAACCGTATTAGATGGTGTACGACTACTCAATGACGAAGGCTACCTCTTTGTTGCCATATTGGTACTACTGTGCGGTTTTCTGGTGCCACTCCTACATTGTAGTTGCGTACTAATGGCAAATTTTGCTCTTAAAACAACGAACTTTCCATTGATGCGTTGGAGTATGTTTGGGGTACATCATCTAAAACATTGGATGATGATAGATGTCTACATTGTGAGTATCGTTATTTGCTGTATCAAACTCAGGGACTATAGTGACTTGATCTTTGGTATCGGTATTCCGATATTGGTGGTATTGCAATTTGTGTGTTTAATATTGGTAATGCGGGTCAGTCCTCGCCGCTATTGGAAGAAGTGGGATAGACAAACACAAACCTTACGTCAGCAACCGCTAAATATTGAGCAAGGTATTGCTGACTGCCCACACTGTCATTTACCACAAAATACGGGCTCTCGATGTCAACGATGCAATAGTAGCCTTACTCAGAATGATTCCCGATCAATTCAAGCAACATGGGCATTAATTATTGTGGCTGCGCTGGCATTAATACCGGCGAATGTCATCCCTATATCTATTTTGTATGCCAATGGTGCTCGCATAGAAGACACCATATTTTCTGGTGTTATTTCACTGGTTAATAGTGATATGGTCGCAATTGCCATTGTTATTTTTGTTGCCAGTATCGTGGTACCCGTGGCTAAGATACTTGGCATTTTGTATTTATTACTTTGTATTCACTTTAAAAGAACCGTCTATCATCGACAACGTATGATGTTGTTTTATATAGTTAAATGGATTGGGAAATGGTCAATGGTAGACATCTTTGTTATGGCTATCATGTTAACCTTGGTCGATAGAGGCCAGATACTTAACTTTACTCCTGGATATGGCGCGGTGGCGTTTGGTGTGGTGGTGGTGTTTACCATGTTTGCCGCAGAAACCCTTGATTCCAAGTTAATCTGGAAAAACTACTCGAATAAGAATGAGAAATGA